In Desulfomonilia bacterium, one genomic interval encodes:
- the tsaA gene encoding tRNA (N6-threonylcarbamoyladenosine(37)-N6)-methyltransferase TrmO, producing the protein MSIIFEPVGIIHSPIKDARDAPRFFTISDIKGTIEIYPEYAEGLKFIEREESIIVLFHFHLSKGYELIQRKCTTGELKGVFTLCSPKRPNPIGMSVLRLEKVEDNILYVANLDMVDETPVLDIKPYRHFTEQEISHTNS; encoded by the coding sequence ATGAGCATAATCTTTGAACCTGTCGGAATTATCCATTCTCCGATAAAGGATGCCAGGGATGCGCCCAGGTTTTTCACGATATCCGACATCAAAGGGACAATCGAGATTTATCCCGAATATGCAGAAGGCCTCAAATTTATTGAAAGGGAAGAAAGTATAATCGTTCTTTTTCATTTTCACCTCTCAAAAGGATACGAGCTTATACAGCGAAAATGCACAACAGGTGAGTTGAAGGGCGTATTCACACTCTGTTCGCCAAAAAGGCCGAACCCTATAGGCATGTCCGTGCTCAGGCTTGAAAAGGTTGAAGACAATATCCTTTATGTTGCAAACCTTGACATGGTCGACGAAACCCCAGTTCTTGACATAAAACCTTACCGTCATTTCACGGAGCAGGAAATCTCACATACCAACAGCTGA
- a CDS encoding radical SAM protein, whose product MRYDMPLYRPPSEARALIFQVTLGCSWNKCLFCGMYKTKRYQVRPWDDLQKDILEMASIYPHTKRIFLADGDVMGVETGYLIRVLRLLNEKFPRLEKVNVYAGPTNLLAKTEDELRALRDLKLSTLYLGIETGNDELLKKIKKGATAAQIIDGCTKALRAGLRMSTIILLGLGGVEGSFVHAKDSARVVSAIDPQFVACLTLMLGPYKELYEKKLMGGGFTLPDKLGTLKELRWFVEDLNLTNCRFGTEHASNYLPISGDIPADKEKILGLIDRALNDEKMLRPEWARGL is encoded by the coding sequence ATGCGGTATGATATGCCCCTGTACAGACCGCCGTCCGAGGCGCGTGCCCTGATTTTTCAGGTGACGCTCGGCTGCTCGTGGAATAAATGCCTTTTCTGCGGCATGTACAAGACCAAGCGTTATCAGGTGAGACCGTGGGATGACCTTCAGAAGGACATACTCGAGATGGCCTCGATCTACCCTCACACAAAACGGATATTTCTTGCCGACGGCGACGTGATGGGCGTCGAGACTGGATATCTTATCAGGGTCCTTAGGCTTTTAAACGAGAAGTTTCCGCGCCTCGAAAAGGTCAATGTCTATGCCGGACCCACAAACCTTCTTGCCAAGACAGAAGATGAACTCAGGGCTTTGAGGGACCTCAAGCTCAGCACCCTTTATCTCGGCATAGAAACCGGAAATGACGAGTTGCTCAAGAAGATAAAGAAGGGCGCAACCGCGGCGCAGATAATAGACGGCTGCACAAAGGCGCTGAGGGCGGGGCTGAGGATGTCAACGATCATACTCTTAGGACTGGGAGGCGTGGAGGGCAGTTTCGTCCATGCAAAGGATTCGGCAAGGGTGGTCAGCGCCATCGACCCGCAGTTTGTAGCATGCCTGACTCTCATGCTCGGGCCTTATAAAGAGCTGTATGAAAAGAAGCTTATGGGGGGCGGTTTCACGCTTCCGGACAAACTGGGTACGCTCAAGGAACTCAGGTGGTTTGTTGAAGACCTCAACCTTACCAATTGCCGCTTCGGCACCGAGCATGCGTCGAATTATCTGCCCATTAGCGGTGATATCCCGGCTGACAAGGAAAAAATATTAGGTTTGATAGACAGGGCCCTGAACGACGAAAAGATGCTCAGGCCCGAATGGGCCAGAGGCCTGTAG